One Podospora pseudopauciseta strain CBS 411.78 chromosome 5 map unlocalized CBS411.78m_5, whole genome shotgun sequence DNA window includes the following coding sequences:
- the TVP38_2 gene encoding Tlg2-vesicle protein (COG:U; EggNog:ENOG503P0ZZ) produces MGPDEIEMVPPKTPRGLPPSETDYQPVNWKRLFLRPKYLAMWVVLVVIIILTAIITIYHDKVVEHLRPFAEQVRHLPGGWLIPIVILIVISFPPLFGHEIIALLCGVVYGLWIGFGIVAAGTFLGEVGTWFAFKYLFRQKSEKLERTSLSYGALARITRDGGFWIVLIIRFSAIPTHFSTAVFSTCGVNFWIFAIATFLTLPKQIFLVYLGVLLLQDKPDDAPKNIVFGIAFVLTIVMAGYIGFKMRFVKKILIEEQEERRKALAMPTMDDTVNTGDGALDPERSEVRDPWTVEAQHKFLNRSSQYEALSQNDFSIAMPGPAAGNHTPLGERSKGPSTAPSGWTTEAVNTPDSPGTPPNEYFGQQPAKGFQWV; encoded by the exons ATGGGGCCCGACGAGATCGAGATGGTACCGCCCAAGACACCACGCGGTTTGCCCCCATCAGAAACAGATTACCAGCCCGTCAACTGGAAGAGGCTCTTTTTGCGCCCAAAGTACCTGGCCATGTgggtggtcttggtggttATTATCATTCTGACCGCCATCATTACCATCTACCACGacaaggttgttgag CATCTTCGGCCCTTTGCCGAGCAAGTGCGCCATCTACCCGGCGGGTGGCTAATACCaatcgtcatcctcatcgtgATATCGTTTCCACCTCTATTTGGCCACGAAATCATTGCATTACTGTGCGGAGTAGTATACGGATTATGGATTGGCTTCGGCATCGTGGCGGCAGGCACCTTTTTGGGAGAAG TTGGTACTTGGTTCGCCTTCAAGTATCTATTTCGACAAAAGTCGGAGAAGCTCGAAAGGACAAGCTTGAGCTACGGCGCCTTGGCGCGCATCACTCGTGATGGGGGTTTCTGG ATTGTCCTGATTATTCGCTTCTCAGCGATACCTACCCACTTTTCCACCGCCGTCTTTTCCACGTGCGGCGTGAACTTCTGGATCTTTGCCATTGCGACGTTCCTTACGCTTCCGAAACAGATCTTTCTCGTCTATCTCGGTGTCCTCCTACTCCAAGATAAGCCGGACGACGCGCCCAAGAACATTGTGTTTGGTATCGCGTTTGTGTTGACCATTGTCATGGCAGGCTACATCGGTTTCAAGATGCGGTTTGTTAAGAAGATTTTGATCGAGGAACAAGAGGAAAGGAGAAAGGCTTTAGCAATGCCGACGATGGATGACACGGTCAATACCGGGGATGGGGCCTTGGACCCAGAAAGAAGCGAGGTTCGTGATCCGTGGACGGTGGAGGCGCAACACAAGTTTCTAAACAGGTCGAGTCAGTATGAGGCCCTTTCCCAGAACGACTTTAGCATCGCGATGCCAGGTCCTGCCGCCGGAAACCACACGCCGCTTGGTGAACGCTCCAAGGGACCGTCCACTGCGCCATCCGGGTGGACGACAGAGGCTGTCAACACACCCGATAGTCCAGGAACGCCGCCAAACGAGTACTTTGGGCAGCAACCGGCAAAAGGGTTTCAGTGGGTGTGA
- a CDS encoding uncharacterized protein (EggNog:ENOG503NTVG; CAZy:AA9; COG:G), with the protein MLFSTSTLAALLAFTPLISAHATMFGVFVNGQDQGDGRNKYIRSPKTNDPVRDLQSPDIVCNTNGGTPAPDFVSAPAGATLSFRWFHFRPEDPTDILDPSHKGAIITYIAPFTEGNGAQPIWSKIAEEGFENGEWATIKMIANKGRADFKLPASLAAGKYLIRQELLALHMADINFKVDNTRGPESYPSCVQVEVTGGGEAVPDQDFDFNRGYTYDDPGLFFNIYVPFDKYTPPGPPVFQG; encoded by the coding sequence ATGCTTTTCAGCACCTCAACACTCGCCGCCTTACTGGCATTCACCCCCCTAATCTCCGCCCACGCAACCATGTTCGGCGTTTTCGTCAACGGCCAAGACCAAGGCGACGGCCGCAACAAGTACATCCgctcccccaaaaccaacgACCCCGTCCGCGATCTCCAATCCCCCGACATCGTCTGCAACACCAACGGCGGCACCCCAGCACCGGACTTCGTCTCCGCCCCAGCAGGagccaccctctccttccgcTGGTTCCACTTCCGCCCGGAAGACCCAACCGACATCCTCGACCCTTCCCACAAGGGCGCCATCATCACTTACATCGCCCCCTTCACCGAAGGCAACGGTGCTCAGCCCATCTGGTCAAAGAttgcggaggagggcttTGAGAATGGCGAGTGGgccaccatcaagatgaTTGCCAACAAGGGGCGCGCGGACTTCAAGCTGCCTGCTAGTTTGGCGGCGGGGAAGTATCTCATTCGGCAGGAGCTGCTGGCGCTGCATATGGCGGATATCAACTTCAAGGTTGACAACACGAGGGGGCCAGAGAGCTACCCTAGCTGTGTTCAAGTCGAGGTTACgggcgggggggaggcggtgccGGACCAGGATTTTGACTTTAATAGGGGGTATACGTATGATGATCCGGGGTTGTTTTTTAACATTTATGTGCCGTTTGACAAGTACACGCCGCCTGGGCCACCGGTGTTTCAGGGGTGA
- a CDS encoding uncharacterized protein (EggNog:ENOG503PF40) produces MLSSLKTLAPLGLLISNVVASRDDDGDDVRFRVDSTTIYDPQCTASVTVYNTTVVQKTQFVDYIVNITKTNTCYESTTLTLNYTVSVTNTDTDLVTITNTGTDLVTITNTDTDSVTITNTDTDSVTITTTDTDAVTITTTDTDAVTITTTDTDAVTITTTDTDAVTITTTDTDSTTITRTVYTTTYDPCPKSCSISAASVHLYYWPTDRPYTYPTTYVDPSLSYTFTSPSVYMYIPSAQGVNTLGERVEPSTTNWILPLDLYEVSTIARGSNATRQLTLADLGTNCPQTYNPTAIATIPRDCDPMLAAPSQVRSWAYPCNACGRFGLFDPPYAVPTTTGLLGPSTVVVTAEPITVTAPPVVETSPPPPPPPPPVTTGALVIEYHDEDGNIVSATTIATTGASGGTSTSTVVVAPTNTDGSALPTETGMVPEPSGGESSNIFTILPTDTIIPQPGETGLPTATTGAPDDEPPVEVTSLPTTTVATAAGRKLVASGSLWWVMPSVAGILFCL; encoded by the exons ATGCTGTCGTCTTTGAAGACATTAGCGCCCTTGGGGCTGCTGATCTCGAATGTTGTAGCCTCtagagatgatgatg GGGACGACGTTCGCTTCAGAGTTGATAGCACCACAATCTACGACCCCCAATGCACGGCCAGCGTGACGGTGTACAACACAACGGTGGTGCAAAAGACACAGTTTGTTGACTACATCGTCAACATTACAAAAACCAACACTTGTTACGAGTCTACGACTCTGACGCTCAACTATACCGTGTCTGTCACCAACACAGACACAGACTTGGTCACtatcaccaacaccggcaCCGACCTGGTCACCATCACAAACACCGATACCGACTCCgtgaccatcaccaacaccgacacAGACTCTGTCACCATCACAACGACTGACACAGATGCCGTAACAATCACAACGACAGACACAGACGCTGTCACCATTACCACTACCGATACAGATGCCGTTACCATCACCACTACGGACACTGATGCAGTCACAATCACAACAACTGACACCGACTcgaccaccatcaccagaaCTGTCTACACGACCACCTATGACCCCTGCCCAAAGTCATGCTCCATCTCCGCCGCCAGCGTCCACCTCTACTACTGGCCCACGGACCGGCCGTACACCTACCCAACCACCTATGTCGACCCCTCGCTGTCCTACACCTTCACCTCTCCCTCGGTCTACATGTACATCCCCTCCGCCCAGGGCGTCAACACCCTAGGCGAGCGCGTGGAACCCTCCACAACAAACTGGATCCTTCCTCTCGACCTGTACGAAGTCTCCACCATCGCCCGCGGCTCTAACGCCACCAGGCAGCTCACCCTCGCCGACCTGGGAACCAACTGCCCGCAAACCTACAACCCGaccgccatcgccaccatCCCGAGGGACTGCGACCCCATGCTTGCAGCCCCCAGCCAAGTCCGATCCTGGGCCTACCCTTGCAACGCCTGCGGCCGGTTCGGTCTCTTCGACCCCCCCTATGCAGTCCCGACCACCACTGGACTTCTCGGCCCGTCGACTGTCGTGGTTACCGCCGAGCCGATCACGGTGACTGCCCCTCCTGTGGTTGAgacttctccccctccaccaccaccgccaccccccgTGACAACGGGAGCGCTGGTGATCGAGTACCACGACGAGGATGGAAATATTGTCTCAGCGACGACGATTGCCACGACGGGGGCTAGCGGTGGTACATCGACTAGCACTGTTGTCGTTGCGCCCACGAACACGGATGGTTCAGCTCTCCCCACAGAGACAGGAATGGTCCCGGAGCCATCGGGTGGTGAGAGTTCAAACATTTTTACCATACTCCCCACGGACACTATCATTCCACAGCCGGGAGAGACTGGTTTGCCGACAGCAACGACAGGTGCGCCTGACGATGAGCCGCCTGTTGAGGTGACGTCGCTGCCTACTACGACGgtggcgacggcggcggggaggaagCTTGTTGCTTCGGGGTCGCTGTGGTGGGTTATGCCTAGTGTGGCGGGgattttgttttgtttgtaa
- a CDS encoding uncharacterized protein (EggNog:ENOG503P8J6; COG:S) has protein sequence MRRYLPFTSWDKLPSCGVLGLVLLTFVAGKIGGRGGYISIPGSLSDDGLWWSRQLCLVLGVMTMARLWFVGAAALGVSLASAQAVISAQGCTSRSFTIPSWFVEDLTATEGGASFSLLNRATNQTAEYTCQGGNCSAEEEIEDLVASVQISGTRASVSVNQTWSCSDRTPETKFTAAGTASVPLTDGKADSSPLLVKGSLLQPVALTPRYNEGPTGHDTPGCLAKSENPSWVLSHVIWADQDGDEITSVKEQRLTFILTNLANGYEASCMSQGPVATNIFCAGTEFQSFTIGRYSISTAVQFDPATYSVTVSQTWFCDDHNPAKPLQISATGTLPLPLSCTTEPIPSSPTHLKKFCTVPTTDSTVSLTGTLGTVVTLQPYSIEDPVPATQDSCTLSSIYSPKWQFSYFSTYNGSISFEIILQTNRGFRYPNPVYQGKSAGDGWWECEMGYDGGAQVPEGPLWPYKCQFRWDEGRKELSLRAEWECLELDAENPVRFSGVSTATVNSNIVCEKVEHREYTDEPLGEGEELTIPEPVGVVDYCYTENPSYAWVGDVKDVTWTSGKSL, from the exons ATGCGTAGGTACCTACCTTTTACCTCGTGGGATAAATTGCCGTCGTGcggggttttggggttggttcTCCTCACGTTCGTGGCGGGGAAGATAGGGGGTCGGGGAGGGTATATATCCATCCCGGGTTCTTTGTCTGATGATGGATTGTGGTGGTCTCGTCAATTGTGTCTTGTTCTTGGAGTGATGACGATGGCTCGTCTTTGGTTTGTTGGTGCAGCGGCTCTTGGGGTCTCGCTGGCTTCGGCGCAAGCGGTGATTTCTGCTCAGGGGTGCACGTCGAGATCGTTTACTATTCCGAGTTGGTTTGTCGAGGACCTTACTGCTACTGAAGGGGGGGCGTCGTTTTCGCTTTTGAACCGGGCGACGAACCAGACAGCTGAGTACACTTGCCAGGGGGGCAATTGCTCGGCGGAGGAAGAGATCGAGGACCTGGTTGCGTCGGTCCAGATCTCCGGGACGAGAGCGAGTGTTTCGGTCAACCAGACATGGTCTTGCAGTGACCGCACCCCCGA AACAAAGTTCACCGCCGCCGGAACAGCCTCCGTCCCCCTCACCGACGGCAAAGCAGAcagctcccccctcctcgtcaaggggtccctcctccaacccgtCGCCCTCACCCCCAGATACAACGAAGGCCCCACAGGCCACGACACCCCCGGGTGCCTCGCCAAGTCCGAAAACCCCAGCTGGGTCCTCTCACACGTCATCTGGGCCGACCAAGACGGCGACGAGATCACCTCGGTCAAAGAGCAGCGTCTAACCTTCATCCTTACCAACCTCGCCAACGGCTACGAGGCAAGCTGCATGTCCCAGGGCCCCGTAGCAACCAACATTTTCTGCGCCGGCACCGAGTTCCAATCCTTTACCATCGGCCGCTACAGCATCTCCACAGCAGTCCAGTTCGATCCCGCAACCTACAGCGTGACCGTAAGCCAGACTTGGTTTTGCGACGATCACAACCCAGCTAAGCC CCTCCAAATCTCCGCCACCggaaccctccccctccccctctcatGCACCACCGAGcccatcccctcctcgcccacccACCTCAAGAAATTCTGCACAGTCCCCACGACCGACTCGACCGTTTCTCTCACAGGCACCCTCGGCACGGTCGTCACCCTCCAGCCGTACTCCATCGAGGACCCCGTCCCTGCCACCCAAGACTCGTGCACCCTCTCCTCGATCTACAGTCCCAAATGGCAGTTTTCGTATTTCAGTACCTACAACGGCTCGATATCGTTTGAGATTATCCTCCAGACAAACAGGGGGTTTAGATACCCTAATCCCGTTTACCAGGGCAAGTCTGccggggatgggtggtgggagtgtgAGATGGGgtatgatggtggtgctcaGGTGCCCGAGGGGCCGTTGTGGCCATACAAATGCCAGTTTAGGTGggatgaggggaggaaggagttgAGTTTGAGGGCTGAGTGGGAGTGTTTGGAGTTGGATGCCGAGAATCc GGTCCGCTTCTCGGGAGTGTCGACCGCCACCGTCAACAGCAACATTGTTTGCGAAAAGGTCGAGCATAGGGAGTACACCGACGAGCCGCTCGGGGAAGGCGAAGAGCTGACGATTCCTGAGCCGGTGGGCGTGGTCGACTATTGCTACACTGAGAATCCGAGTTATGCCTGGGTTGGGGACGTTAAGGATGTCACTTGGACTTCGGGGAAGAGTTTGTGA
- a CDS encoding uncharacterized protein (COG:S; EggNog:ENOG503NYH8) — protein sequence MIEIENAEIDEVEEVHQRCFLLSGKCVASTEPTSGTGGDFVVVEPKPSSFVLVHVEDEHGNTGFPDQRWPLSLGQFKALVMLSPGLNKITVTSGNDAANAVELSLRYTPLLQVPPLHLAILVAKDSPLFIDCPPAKFGDISSTHSSLDAAISKLRVAAYMWQALAADSIYWDGLPRQSFRIEEEYSPDTLSRHAQQQSFGKQQVMGSVPRIHVIRTEKTISQLRDVEAEMEAAKSKAGQEQRHKDLYRIMSKAIKNSGGPLHPNNKPVIAALLLDAHFDEKLGRTLPDALFSIHKSEGLSLAMSGSQSTYSWPRFMDEIPDCLLDPTPVGDAVSRERCERPICMWEACSVSQGRFYKEIVRAFNPSATKPNFITSHDLGWAFKHSWWGYFQWPEHFLSRALRCAGEEEEKEPKPVRSDVSQTGYYRIKLKDALVLRNSAPEFQLPGYVTLPEGAPEICPLVEDTVDGRAAQNVEIKCDAGLASVWVCSKNMSISDGLTYPGEPLKSVRFSLRELMERLGPHVSEEERMATGGLDRIEALGMNGEKSTFHDISTWMRLRVAEYIDAGIPGTDLRFTKTAVGSNAEEEERSKGQWGMNHDWKWTVLLKKRSKRKGTKWYGTIVNATMIDVRVGCALDGAYVYYEDGSKVPCGPRLPPSTQMGGHQARKMAIPPGVEVTKVAVSKALKNHGVLKGLRVWLSNGQARGGLNLQSFAADLELHEVKVLEPPTNHKIVGFYGTSGSWGMCQKFGIMSIPRDVELPGSVYDMEEFQNLPLDHYAEKQADEAGSEGEVDKMDEDMEEDPDTGYDEEWDERTRKIYGK from the exons ATGATTGAGATCGAAAACGCCGAGAttgacgaggtggaggaggttcaCCAGCGATGCTTTCTGCTTTCCGGCAAATGTGTGGCCTCCACTGAGCCGACCTCTGGGACGGGCGGggactttgttgttgtcgaaCCCAAGCCAAGCagttttgttttggttcaTGTGGAAGATGAGCATGGCAACACCGGCTTCCCTGACCAGCGCTGGCCGCTGTCGTTGGGACAGTTCAAGGCCTTGGTTATGCTTTCTCCTGGCCTGAACAAGATCACTGTGACATCGGGGAATGATGCCGCCAACGCGGTTGAG CTATCCCTTCGGTACACCCCTCTCCTGCAAGTACCGCCTCTTCATCTCGCCATCCTGGTAGCAAAGGATTCACCCCTCTTTATCGACTGCCCACCAGCCAAGTTTGGCGACATTTCCAGCACTCACTCGAGTCTCGATGCCGCCATTTCCAAGCTACGTGTGGCTGCTTACATGTGGCAAGCCTTGGCCGCCGACAGCATCTACTGGGACGGGCTGCCTCGCCAGTCGTTTCGAATTGAAGAGGAATATTCCCCCGACACCCTCAGCAGGCACGCCCAACAGCAGTCTTTTGGCAAGCAGCAGGTCATGGGTTCCGTTCCCCGAATCCACGTCATCCGCACCGAGAAGACGATCTCCCAGTTACGCGACGTTGAGGCTGAGATGGAAGCGGCAAAATCAAAGGCAGGCCAGGAGCAGCGACACAAGGATTTGTACCGAATCATGTCCAAAGCGATCAAGAACTCGGGCGGTCCTCTCCACCCAAACAACAAACCGGTCATCGCGGCCCTGCTTCTGGACGCGCACTTTGATGAGAAGCTGGGAAGGACCCTCCCAGACGCCCTTTTCTCCATCCACAAATCAGAAGGCCTCTCGCTGGCCATGTCAGGGAGTCAGTCGACCTACTCGTGGCCCCGGTTCATGGATGAGATTCCAGACTGCCTCCTTGACCCGACACCTGTCGGGGATGCAGTCAGCAGGGAACGTTGTGAGCGGCCTATATGCATGTGGGAAGCTTGCTCCGTGAGCCAGGGACGGTTTTACAAGGAGATTGTCCGGGCGTTTAACCCTTCGGCGACCAAGCCTAACTTCATCACCAGTCATGACTTGGGGTGGGCATTCAAACATTCTTGGTGGGGTTACTTTCAATGGCCAGAGCATTTTCTCTCGCGCGCGTTGCGCTGtgcgggtgaggaggaagaaaaggagccGAAGCCGGTCCGATCAGACGTCTCGCAGACTGGATACTACCGGATTAAACTCAAGGACGCGCTTGTTCTGCGCAATAGCGCGCCCGAGTTTCAGTTACCGGGATATGTGACCTTGCCAGAGGGCGCACCTGAGATTTGTCCTTTGGTGGAGGACACTGTGGATGGCCGCGCTGCTCAAAATGTTGAGATCAAGTGCGATGCTGGGCTTGCCAGTGTTTGGGTTTGCAGCAAGAATATGTCTATCAGCGATGGTCTCACCTACCCTGGCGAGCCGCTCAAGAGTGTAAGATTCTCACTGCGAGAGTTGATGGAGCGGTTGGGCCCTCATGTCAGCGAAGAGGAAAGGATGGCGACCGGCGGGTTGGATCGGATCGAGGCGCTGGGTATGAATGGGGAAAAGTCTACGTTTCATGACATCTCGACTTGGATGAGGTTGCGAGTGGCTGAGTACATCGATGCTGGTATTCCCGGGACCGACCTTCGCTTCACGAAAACGGCCGTTGGGTCgaacgccgaggaggaggaacgtTCGAAAGGACAGTGGGGCATGAATCATGATTGGAAGTGGACTGTTTTGCTGAAGAAGCGGAGCAAGAGGAAGGGCACCAAGTGGTATGGGACGATTGTGAACGCCACCATGATTGATGTCAGGGTCGGGTGCGCGTTGGACGGTGCCTATGTCTATTACGAGGATGGGTCAAAGGTGCCATGCGGCCCAAGGTTACCTCCTTCGACACAGATGGGAGGACATCAGGCGAGGAAAATGGCGATCCCACCTGGAGTTGAAGTCACCAAGGTGGCCGTATCCAAGGCTCTGAAGAACCACGGCGTGTTAAAAGGCCTGAGAGTGTGGTTGTCTAATGGCCAGGCAAGAGGTGGCTTGAATCTTCAGAGTTTTGCGGCGGATTTGGAGCTGCATGAGGTCAAGGTTCTTG AGCCACCAACCAATCATAAGATTGTCGGATTCTATGGTACGAGCGGGTCTTGGGGCATGTGCCAAAAGTTTGGCATCATGTCAATCCCAAGAGATGTTGAGTTGCCAGGCTCTGTTTACGACATGGAAGAGTTTCAGAATCTTCCTCTTGATCATTACGCCGAGAAGCAGGCAGATGAGGCGGGGTccgagggcgaggtggaTAAGATGGACGAAGATATGGAGGAGGACCCTGACACTGGGTATGATGAGGAGTGGGATGAGAGAACGAGGAAAATATATGGGAAGTAA
- a CDS encoding uncharacterized protein (COG:S; EggNog:ENOG50), with protein MPVPVYGENLPHILDKWPRAQCEKPEPFRLPPNTQRQVLERRGIDRSSSLSVPNPSTSARQKNSESKRASLCRFRGYRSSTRVGSVAPLGNTEEDDYYRNDSLKYCRHEKKKEKETGIPAEKSRIYTGQWCPVRRCIHSHGPAEVLGGGATNRGSNQQSNEAGRSW; from the coding sequence ATGCCAGTCCCGGTATATGGTGAGAATCTTCCTCACATCCTAGACAAATGGCCAAGAGCGCAATGTGAAAAACCAGAGCCGTTCAGACTTCCACCAAACACCCAAAGGCAAGTCCTCGAGAGACGGGGTATAGATCGATCATCATCGCTTTCTGTTCCAAATCCCAGCACAAGTGCCAGGCAGAAAAATAGCGAAAGTAAAAGGGCCTCACTGTGTAGGTTTCGAGGATATCGTTCATCAACCCGGGTGGGATCTGTGGCTCCTTTGGGGAATACAGAAGAGGACGACTACTATAGAAATGATTCTCTGAAGTATTGTCGAcatgagaaaaaaaaagaaaaagagactGGAATTCCGGCAGAGAAGTCGAGAATATATACTGGGCAGTGGTGTCCAGTGCGCCGCTGCATTCACTCGCACGGGCCAGCTGaagttttgggggggggggcaacCAACCGAGGGAGCAACCAGCAGAGCAACGAAGCAGGCCGGtcctggtga
- a CDS encoding uncharacterized protein (COG:S; EggNog:ENOG503NX77), which produces MRPSKGLFAGAFLVAKTAAQNDKPGPLVIPGSQYFEGNDGPWSTFDIRVGTPEQFIRVLPSTASPHTLVPLTELACSREAFGTIPPDCAVSRGNLFDSNESSTWQDIGQYGINHDGVGLGAHLGYDVGVQFGLEKLGLGLNGPEFDDQTVGMIAAPEPFYLGIFGLSNQPMNFTSLANTSSPSFLTTLKDQKKIPSLSYSYTAGAKYRLKQVYGQLVFSGYDSSRFRENSVSFSLAEDITRDLVVVVQSISYSGSNSATLLNEPIEMFIDSTDPNIWLPEEACEAFEEAFGLQLDGESGLYLVNDTHRNRLLDSDAQVSFRLSDVRSGGDTVTIVLPYAAFDLTAEAPLVANTSHYFPLRRANSSSQYTLGRTFLQEAYLSVDYERKTFNLSSCIWNQGAQETIIPITSPDDPNADLDPSSNSSSGSSNLSTGAIAGIVVGAVLGVGLIAGGTALCFLRKRRKWIGSTYAAKEPEPDESVLKGPVFNSPSFRHASESTMQNGYNSVPFSAADVSGARSTPTTMGHSHSGSGPNPGMVTGVSPNETGTSGGTVELDGDGTAVKPNTELDGKEVQKPLPAVAENPPGVFELPGVKAGADSGSKAMEPQQEQHRAPSTIGSLPSVDEGRDRTPSPLTSTVGPNWRPGRVSMMEPVSPDTPVGRASERPF; this is translated from the exons ATGCGCCCCTCAAAAGGCCTATTTGCAGGTGCCTTCTTGGTTGCCAAGACAGCTGCGCAAAACGACAAGCCAGGCCCTCTTGTAATTCCTGGTAGTCAGTACTT CGAAGGTAACGATGGCCCATGGAGCACATTCGACATCCGGGTCGGCACACCGGAGCAGTTCATCAGGGTGCTCCCTTCAACAGCATCACCCCATACATTAGTGCCACTAACAGAACTTGCCTGCTCACGAGAGGCATTTGGCACCATACCTCCCGACTGCGCCGTTTCTAGAGGCAACTTGTTTGATTCCAACGAGTCCTCCACCTGGCAAGACATAGGCCAATACGGGATCAACCATGACGGCGTTGGACTTGGGGCGCATCTTGGGTACGATGTGGGAGTTCAATTTGGGCTGGAAAAGTTGGGACTGGGGCTCAACGGGCCCGAGTTTGACGACCAGACAGTGGGCATGATAGCTGCTCCAGAGCCGTTTTATCT GGGCATCTTTGGTCTCAGCAATCAGCCCATGAATTTCACTTCCTTGGCCAACACCTCATCGCCATCCTTCTTGACGACCCTGAAAGACCAAAAGAAAATTCCAAGTCTCAGTTACAGCTACACAGCCGGGGCGAAATACCGGCTGAAACAGGTTTACGGTCAATTAGTGTTCTCCGGATATGACTCGTCTCGATTCAGGGAAAATTCGGTGTCGTTTTCTTTGGCAGAAGACATCACCCGAGACCTGGTGGTTGTGGTCCAGTCCATCAGCTACAGCGGATCCAACTCTGCCACCCTCCTTAATGAACCCATCGAGATGTTCATCGACTCGACAGACCCCAACATCTGGCTGCCAGAAGAAGCTTGTGAAGCGTTTGAGGAAGCGTTTGGACTGCAACTCGATGGGGAATCAGGTTTGTATCTTGTGAACGACACACACAGAAACAGACTCCTAGACTCGGACGCACAAGTCTCTTTCAGACTTTCTGATGTCAGGTCGGGCGGAGACACCGTAACCATTGTCCTCCCCTATGCCGCATTTGACCTGACAGCCGAGGCTCCTCTGGTAGCCAACACCAGCCACTACTTTCCCTTGCGACGAGCCAACAGCTCCTCGCAGTACACACTCGGCCGAACATTCCTACAAGAAGC CTACCTCTCCGTAGACTATGAACGCAAaaccttcaacctctcctcctgcatCTGGAACCAAGGCGCCCAAGaaaccatcatccccatcacctcccccgacgACCCAAACGCCGACCTCGACCCATCCAGcaactcctcctcaggcAGCTCCAACCTCAGCACCGGCGCCATAGCCGGCATCGTCGTTGGCGCCGTCCTCGGCGTCGGCCTCATCGCAGGCGGCACAGCGCTTTGCTTCCTCCGCAAACGCAGAAAATGGATCGGATCAACCTACGCAGCCAAGGAGCCCGAGCCGGACGAGTCAGTCCTCAAGGGACCCGTCTTCAACTCGCCCTCCTTCAGGCACGCGTCAGAGTCGACGATGCAGAACGGGTACAACTCGGTGCCCTTTTCAGCAGCGGACGTGTCCGGCGCGAGGTCAACGCCTACGACGATGGGCCACTCGCATTCAGGGTCGGGGCCGAATCCGGGCATGGTGACAGGGGTGTCCCCCAATGAGACTGGGACGTCGGGTGGCACTGTGGagttggatggggatggtACGGCGGTCAAGCCTAACACGGAGCTTGACGGGAAGGAGGTGCAGAAGCCGCTGCCGGCTGTGGCGGAGAACCCGCCGGGTGTGTTTGAGCTTCCTGGTGTCAAGGCTGGGGCGGACAGCGGGAGTAAAGCGATGGAAccgcagcaggagcagcatCGGGCACCTTCAACGATTGGGTCTTTGCCGTCGGTCGATGAAGGAAGAGATAGAACCCCTTCACCACTAACTTCTACTGTCGGACCCAACTGGAGGCCTGGGAGGGTGAGCATGATGGAACCGGTGTCGCCTGACACACCTGTTGGGAGAGCTTCGGAGCGGCCGTTTTAG